The DNA segment ATATGTCATAACAAGTAGGACATGGAACCCTCCCCTCTTCCATCAGTAACATTAATAATACGTAGCATTTATTGACAGCtcactacgtgccaggcactgtgtctCACACAACTTAACGGGATAGGTactattttatcacattttacagatgaagaaactgacaccCAGAAAGTTTCCATAACCTACTCTAAGTTACCCAAATGGAAAATGTTGAAGGAAAATTCAAATTACTTGGCTTCCAGAATTTGTGCTTTTGAggactatatttttcttttggaaaactgtatttcttcagtgtaaaAACGCAGGATGGGGTGAGGAGTAACAGACAAAACAATTACCAAACAATATTTtgtgatgaaaataaaagttaggTTTTCTGATAGTGGAATCCATTGAGTTGACTGGCTTACTTCTTGCTTTATTATCTTTGTCATTGCAAAAGCCTACAAAGAGGAAATGcgtttatcttattttacttgaACTCCTTCTTTTCCACACCTCCTAGTCAGTGTGTTCTCTGCTTTATATTCCCAGCTGGACTCTCAggctatttattttcctttgtggtCACTAATGCTGTGAGCTTCTTAccctggcagggggagggggtagaaaGGAGATTCAAAAAGTTGCATCTTGATGTTTTAAACTTTTGACACTATATCTTGAAGcgcaacaatatatttttttgttcattatcCTTTAGAATGTTAGGATGCTAAGCAAAGAGGAACAACTTGCTTCCTCTGTAGTCTGGAATGGTCTATGATAGGTCAGGTAACACAACACGGCATCCCAGCaaatatgctataaatatttgtgtacaagatcttttcaaaaaaatttattatgttcagttagtcagCATACAGTGTGTACAAGATTTGATCTTGGGACAGAcaggagattgagagagagagagagagagagaggaggttaTTCAACACCAAGTACAGAGCTACTTTCAGTGAGCCCGTCTCAAACACCAGTACTGAACTCTTCAGATACTCCCTCCCAGAGATCATTAAATCCAGTTTACAACCAGACCAATGGCTCACTTCTTGATTTCTGAAGTCACTTGTTCAATTCCCTTGACTTCAGGGCCAAAACgaattgtttattatttatagagAGTATAAAAAAGTCATCGCAATCTGTGGCTGGTTCCAAGGATAGTAACTTGTATTCTTATAACTTGCACATGGCCAAATTTCTGAAAAGATTTACGTATGTTAAATGTATGCAGATGAtcattttaaaaccatttctCCCAGCAATACTTATTAAGCATGTAATTTTGAGAAATCACTGCATTTGGAGGCTATGGGATATACAGAGACCTTCAGAAAGCAGTTTGACAATCCTTAAGAATTGTCTACGAAAAAAAATAAGGGTTTCTATAATGTGCCATCAGTCCTCGGGTAACTTCTCTGGGACACCAGTTTTCTCATTTCATGAAACAAGATTTTATTAACTCAATGAACAGTAGAGTCAGGTTAAAGACTGGCTCTGGAGTCCCATGGGCCCTCCAGAGATTGCTGGCCCCCGGATTTGGGCCCAGCTTCCTCATCCGTGGCAGTGGGTGGTATAAGAAAATCCTTTCCAGGGGCATGAGGATGAAATCACCCACTTAAACCTCTTACCATAGTGCCTCCCCACTGACAAGTGATCAGGCTGTTTTCCATCTTTATGATTGCTGATGGAACCCAGTGTACACTCGGCATTGTGAAAGAGATCCACAATACAAAGTTGTGTAGCACGCCAATCCTCCAGGCGTTCCCTTTGTAAAGAGCAAGAAAGTCAACACaggtttgtaatttaaaaaaaaagggggggggttaAGAGCTCTGAGTTTGTACCTGCTGCCAAAGGCGCACAAAGAGGAAGCACCCGATTCTCCCTGGTGAACGAGAGTAACCTTCACCAAAAATCTTCAGGAGCCTTCTTGAGAGTAGAACCAGATGTCTAAGACACTTCAAGGCTTAAGTTTTTTCTAACTACTCATCTAGAATTCCGTATGTAGGAAAGTCCTCTTTCAACATCCAATATTCATAACTCATTCATGCATTAACTTTCCATCCGGAAATGCAATCGTTAATTACTGCTGGACACCCTTCTgccacaaaaccaaacaaaaatccctAAGCAAAGGTAGCTCTGGGTTTCGGCTATAGGCATTTGTGAAGCACTCTTTCATAAAAAATCGCAGCCCCAAATCATAGGCCCAATTAGGGAAAGGGCTGGTCAAGGCTCCGATTTTTCAGCAGCGTTTGTCAATGGTGCTTCTTTTAAACCGGGCGCCAGTGCTGGGTCAGCAATTTCACACGGATCAGAGATGAACTGAACGTCGTAAGCACAATGTCAAAGGCATGGGTGCCTGCAGGGAAAGTCTGTGGGCAGATGATCCGCTCTGGGTCGTCGGGAACCGAGACCCCCGGGGCGCCTAGCAGGGCCCAGGTGCCCGCCTCCGACAATTTCGCTCCCCGCCCCGGGCCGCCCTCAGTGCCAGGGTACACTGGGGTTCTTCTCCGCCCGCAGACTCAGCTTCATCGCTGGAGTCTGTACTCCCTGAACACAGAACTCGGGCGGACCGCTGTCAGTCAGGATCGGCTTGGAAAAGCTGCGCGGGCTGGGGGCGAGGGTGGAAGCTCGCAGCCGCGCCATGCAGAAGCGCTGCGCCCCTCGCGCGCTCTCCGCGGATGCCCACACCTCCACTCCCCGGGGCTGTGCGCGTTCTGGTGCGCGGGGGCCGGGCGGGCCGGGGCGGAGCGCGCGCTGGAGACccgcccctgctcccctccccctctcgcGGAGATTGACGGGGCCTTGGGCACCCGCCCCAGCCAATGAGCGCGTCCCGGGGCGGGCCCTGGAACCAGCTGCTGAGGCTACTTAGGAGTCTTCGGCTCCGTTGTAGGGAAGCAGAACGGAGTCGGGACTGCCCAGGTGGAGTCAGGCGCCCCAGCCAGCGCGGACCGGCAGGCGCACGGGCACCGCGCCGGGCACCGCGCCGGGTACCGCACCGCACCGTTCCGCGCGGGGCAGAGCGGAGCCGCAACCCCACGCGCCGCCCAGGACCCACTCGCCATCGCCGCCTCCGCAGCACCCATGGGGACCAGGAGACTTTAAAGGAGTTTGGGGTTTCGGGAGCAGGGAAATCACGGGTACGGAGAGGCGCCTTTCTTTGCCTTGGAAACGGTTTTTCTTCGTCCGACTTTGGACCCTGTGCCGGGTAGGAGGGAAAGGGGTCTTTTGGCTGAAAGTGGACCTCCCTACACAGCCCGCACCCGCACCCGCACCCGCACACAGACACCGCACTGGCTTCCCccatctttccctttcctctttgttAGGTTATTTTAGACAGAACGGCCTCGCCCTGGCGCAGCCCGATTGGCTCTgctggggagaaggcaggagaagTAAGGGGCAGAGTGCACCTGCTTGTGTAGGCAGGTGTGCCCGGGTGCGTGGGTGTACGTGCACTGGCGAGCGTGCAAGCGTGGGGTTAGAACTGTGTACGAATGTGGGGGTCTGAGTGTGTCGTCGCGAAGGTTTgtcattgtgtatgtatatgacATTGTCACACCGATATACCAGCCGGTCTGTCAGTGCCTGGACTCCTAAGTGAACAAAATTTTCCTGGTGTCAAGTGAGTGTCTGCGAATGTGTCCGATTGTCATTGTGCGAGGCGCTGTCGGGAGGAGTGCGACCTAGCGCAAAACTGAGAGGCTGGCGAGGGTGGGGACAGAAATGTGAGCGCAGCTTGCTCCAAGCTCTGAGGCCTTAGGCGCCCCTTCTTCCTTTCAACCTACCCCTCGGTCCTTTCCGGGGTGTCCGTCCCCCACGCTGCCACAACCCGTACTGTCCGCCCCACTGGGACCCTGCACGCCTTCCAGCCGCCTGCCTTTTCTCTTGTGGGAGTTGGACCGGGTTCCCGGACGGGATCCGAGGCTGTGGTCGTGGCGTCTGCTCTCGCCCCAAGGACTGGTGGCTTCTGCACCCGTCCTGCCGCTGGGGCGGAACGGGTGACTCCAGTACCGGCGTGTAGGCGGGCAAGCAGGTCCTAGGGGCGCTGCACGTCCTGGGGAGGGGTAGCCCGATTCTCATCGTTGTCTCTGCCTCTCGTCTGTGCTTCCGCAGATCCCCGCTCCTGGCCCTCGCTTAGCCGCGTCATTGATGGGCAACCAACTGGACCGCATCACCCACCTCAACTACAGCGAGTTGCCCACAGGGGACCCGTCGGGGATCGAGAAGGACGAGCTGCGGGTCGGGGTCGCCTACTTCTTCTCGGATGAGGAGGAGGACCTGGACGAACGCGGCCAGCCCGACAAGTTTGGCGTGAAGGCCTCCCCGGGCTGCACTCCCTGCCCGGAGAGCCCcagccgccaccaccaccaccaccaccaccacctgctgCACCAGCTGGTCCTCAACGAAACTCAGTTCTCCGCCTTCCGGGGCCAGGAATGCATCTTCTCCAAAGTGAGCGGCGGCCCTCAGGGCGCCGACCTGAGCGTCTACGCTGTCACAGCGCTGCCCGCGCTCTGCGAGCCCGGCGACCTGCTGGAGCTGCTGTGGCTGCAGCCGACGCCGGAGCCGCCCGCCCCGCACTGGGCCGTCTACGTGGGTGGCGGGCAGATCATCCACCTGCACCAAGGCGAGATCCGCCAGGACAGCCTGTACGAGGCGGGCGCGGCCAACGTGGGCCGAGTGGTGAATAGCTGGTACCGCTACCGCCCGCTGGTGGCCGAGCTGGTGGTGCAGAACGCCTGCGGCCACCTGGGCCTCAAGAGCGAGGAGATCTGCTGGACGAACTCGGAGAGCTTCGCCGCCTGGTGCCGCTTTGGCAAGCGGGAGTTCAAGGCGGGAGGGGAGGTGCCGGCCGGCACTCAGCCCCCGCAGCAGCAGTACTATCTCAAGGTGCACCTGGGCGAGAACAAGGTGCACACGGCCAGGTTTCACAGCCTGGAAGACCTCATCCGCGAGAAGCGCCGCATCGACGCCAGTGGTCGCCTGCGAGTGCTCCAGGAGCTGGCCGACTTCGTGGACGACAAGGAGTAGCCCTGTGGGGGGCCTCCCGCACCTCCTGTCTCCCCGCGCCCCGCTCCCTTCCCCGCACCCGGGCCTCCAGGCCGGCGATCCACGACCCCCGCCCCCTCGAGCGCCCTCCTGCGGCGGCCAGTGCCCAAGGCTGCACCCTCGCACCCCTCCGGCAAGTGGCAGGAAGTCTCAGGAACTGGCCCCGGGACCAAAAGGCAGCTGTGCGCGCCTGGCGGAGACCCCCGGTGGTGGTGATGACGGTGTTGGGAAACCCAGCGTGCGCTTTCCCCCTTGAGTTGTAACgggggaaagagaaagggctGAGGGGAGCAGGGACGTGGCTTTCCCCGCGGGTCACTAGTCCGTGACTGTCACTCGACCTACTGTAAAGGGAACCATCACCGCCCCCAAACGCGCACACACAGACCAGTCAGAGGTGAGAAATGATCTTTTCAGGGCACAGTTCAGCTCCTGTATGAATGTGCCCCCAGATTGCAGGATTTCCAAGAAATCGAGCCTGTCCCTTAGGCACTTGTGAATAATAATTACACAAGCGAGCACTTCGGGACTCCGGGTTATCCCGAGGCTGCCCGGCATTCTTCCAGCTCTCCAGCCCCAAGTCTCCCGACGTTGTATTCCAGGCTCCGGGCAAAGCTCTTGGGTTTGCTTCCAGTCCTTTCCACCGAGGGAAGCGAATGCCACCCTCGCCCCATTTGCCTGTGAGTCTCCCTCGCTAGCAGAAGGGAAGCCTTTCTGGTCCCGAGAGGAAAATGGCGCAGCTAATTTGGTGCGGAGCgcgggccccgcccccggcgGGGAGAAGGTTCACCTGGTGTCTGGGAACTTCAATTTGTGGAGAAGGTCGCTTGTTCTAACCCTAGATTGCTCCTTCCTTGGGCTGCATTTCAAAAacagtagtattttttaaagggttggagggagaagacATGGCAACATTCCAGAAACCAGCATTATTACAGCACCATAGCCAGGATATTTAGTTTGGCTTTTCCTAACATAGAAATCTTAGAAGGTGGGGAAgtggaaataaagtttttaaaagtgagaGAGCAGGTTTCCAACTATGTCAACAAAGCCTATCGTGTTGATGTTTTTATTGACCATTTTAGCAACATgctaataaaatttcaaattgaaatttttattttcatggctTTAATCCATGATAGTTTAAATACTGGGGGCCATTAAGAGTGGACTTAGCTAAGAGCTTAGCTAACATTATGCCTTTTCACTCTATTTTTCTCAAATCTTATgagaattctgttttttaatattgCAGTTAATTTTCTGGCTTGAAACGGCAGTCCTAGTAACGGTGAAGTTGTTAAATGTGTATATTGTACTGAATTTCTGTCAGTTAAGGGGTTTTATTGCTTTGGTGGAAATTGCTAGCAGGTTCCATGAGGTTTCATTTCTCCATGTTGTATACCATTACCATTTCAcatctgtatttctatttttctttctctctgcttgaTGTCCTTAAGGAATCCAGAATTGGTGGCTTCCACCCTCCCCCCCTTAGCCAATCCCACAATCCATTCCTGAAAACCAGAAAGGACCTGTAGTAGGATCAGGGCAAATgtgtctttttcaaaaaaaaaaataaataacgaAGGCTGTTTGAAACCCCTTCCTTGGGCAAGGATGTACCAACTTCTCTCCCTGTGCTGCAGCCCCCGCCTGACTGTTACTTGATTCAGTGTTAGACACCTAGAGCATCTATGTCCCTTTCCAGGGGATTTGTCAAATAATGGTGTTTAGCTAATTGTTGCAAGCAATTGCATATTGACAGCTATGATTTAGTTGGACGGCAAATATGGCCAAAGCCAGTTTCTTGGCATTtcagaaataatgcaataaaaactAGTCGAGGTTAGCTGAGACTGGAAATGCCTTTTTCATGGTGAAAtgattcatttctgttttgttttttggtttccatCTGGATTCATTCCCTGATCTTGAATCAAAAGGTCAGATCAATGAAATATGAACTAGAGTATTTTTCTTAAGCCTAttgagtgatttattttttaaaaaatgtttaaatgcatATGCTTTTCTTTCAGCACATATGACAGCAAAACTTTTGTAATAACTAACTTACCTTTGCATGTATGGAGAACTGAAAGTCACTTATTTCCCTAACTTATTCCTCTTTCAAATAGCAGATGGCAGATCATAAACCGAAATTCTTTATTGTATTTACCCCCTCCACATTCTTTACTGTGTCCCCTCCTACTGTACCTTGGCTCTCTGCTGTATTAAACACCATCCTAAGCACTTGTTCAGCAGGACTCCTTCTTCACATTTTGTCCTCCACCTGTCACTCAGAGGGTGGGActtaagcaaaagaaatgaatCGGTTGATCACACCTAATACTAACATTTATTTCCTCTGATGGCACAtaatctgatttttctcttaCCGAGAGGGTCACTGTAACAGCTTAGCAGCTTTACACATGCTGAGACTAAACTGGcggtaaaaataaaagtttggcAGCCAAAGCAGAATTTATTCCTGTACTGGTCTATTACGGATTGTGTTGATGATAAGACTTCTACAAATTCACAACAGGAAAACACTCGTTACAAAAGGAATTCCTGGTCCGTGTTAGTTACAGCCAATGGCAAAGTAATTCAGATCATAGTGCATCAGGAAGAGGATATTATCAAGATATTATCTAATAGCTTTATCCCGAAAAAGGGTATTTTTAGGGCATTATTAGCAATGTCAGTGAAACCAAAAAGAGCGAAGTTCCCTTGGGAGATGGCATGGACGGACTTGATTTTTATTTCGAGTGAATATAATACCTCTGTATTTTATCAGAGTTCTAAAAGTTAAAGCCAGAAGCCTCCTAACGTTTTCTTAGAGGTCAGGAATTTAGTTTTGGTTGTAGTTCTCCTCGAGAGAACAGAGCTTCATAGGACCTTACATGATGCTCACTGTGGCTCAGCTGGAGGTCAGGGCTATGGGCTATCTGGTATAGAGGAAAAGACCCTTATGCGTCCGTTCTTTCTCCACCTTCAGAGGCTGACTCTGAAAAgcaaagtactaaaaaaaaaaaaattttttttttactccaaagAGTGCTCTGCTacacattttgttatatataaaaaaaaaaaagctagggaggaggagagaggttgCGCGTATTTTACACAAAACCAGGTCCCGAAGTGTAttacttcattaaaaaacaatCCTGTAGAAATgacatatattacatttattttttaaaaatttaaagtatatcCATGAgccaaatatacatatatataaagttcctcaatatttaacattttaaatccCTGTAATGACTGCATTTTATGAAAAGACTAATTGTTTTCACTTATTGTTAACCTTTGTGCCATATTAGAACAAACATAGAAGCAGCTGAAAGTCCAACAATGTTTCATGAGtttactaccttttttttaagagggggggTAGAGAGCATGGCAGGAGTGGGAGgtgaagagggcagagggagagggagagagaatcctattCCACACCAAGCATAGAGCaggacgcggggctccatccatctcacaaccctgagatcatgacctgagccaaaatcaagagtcagctgcttaaccgactgagccacccaggtactctgattttactatctttaaaaaaaaaaaaaattgatgtttatCTTCCTCTTTGTGTCATGTTTCTATGGTGAACACTTGTTTGAATAATGATTCCTTTTTTCAGAAAAGCATGCTATTGGTGTttacaaaataatgaattatCTGAATAATCAGTATATCCTAACAGTCTTCAAACATTATACCTTATTGATTGATTACTTATGCTTCAGGTGTGCTTTCAACATCTCTCAGAGTTCAATGTCTTAGTTATCTAATAAATGGAGCAGGGTGAAATTTCAGTGAAATTAACACTAACTACACAAACATAATAGAGCAACCTAATTTCCTTCTATCTATATACATACCCTCAAAGCTTTCTGCTTTCTCGTTTTTAAACAGATGAACAGAATCTTGTTAGGTTTGACTTTCAGAGATGATTTGCCACAGGCATAAAGGGTCTACAGGTGAAAAGTACAGGCTTTCAAATTTCTTGAAACATTAAGAACTGTTTTTAGAAAATGGTTTTCCTACACCCAACTTGACTTTGTTGACAATTACGAGCTATTGGCAGAAttctatatatacatttacacatatacacatttatgtaaacatacatttacacatatatatacacgtgtATATCTATGTCCACATATACATTCCTACCTATAGCTAGTAATTATGTCTTCATTCAGAGACACATAGATGCGCGCACATACACCGACTATTTAGAACAAAATGGAAAGTGACTTGAGACTTACAAAAACAGGAGACACTCTCTGGGTCCTAACAGCTAGTGAACAACCCTCTAGCAAGGCAGCCATGCCTGAAACAgcataaacaaaaagaaaatgtaggagttGCAGTTAGTTTTAGTCTCAATTTTAGAAGGATATGTTCCTTGTTTCTCTAACTAAAAAGACCTAAGTTTCAAAGGGAAGCTGTGAAGATAAGgaagtaattataaaataagacGCAAGAAGAAGTGGGAAAGTTAGAACGTGATAAAATAAACGAATGAGCTTTTCAACAGGGGACACCTGTTCTCTAACCGGAGCCAAGAAAGCCGAGATCTTATTTTCCAaccatttaataatttataaaacctCTGTGATATCATCACTCACGTGTTGTATGTTGACCTCATTTGAACTTGCAATATAAGAGATTTAGATATTTGAATAtgttggggaaaaggaaaaatagtcttCTCTGCCTTTGTCGCTGGGGGTGAGTTTGTGATTATTGCATTCACTGGTGGCACCCCAATGAACGGACCCCCCTACTGTGGGGTACAGTCAATCTCTGTTTGACAGTGCAAGGCACACAgtggatgctcagtaaatataagGCTAAGGCATCTCTCTACCTCAGGTGTTCTCGGTGATACCTGATCACTGGGGAAGCCAGAAATCCCACCACTTGGCTTCTCTACAAGCGAACCTAAATTTCTCTAATTGAAATTGGCAGGCTTTTCCTACCTCAGAAGACCCATAAAAGTGTAATTTATGAGGCTGAAGACTGATACCGGGTAAAAGGTTTTCTGAATATTCTGTTtgctaataggaaaaaaaaaaaactatcaaagaATCCAAAGATAAAATGTTCTCTTGTCATTTGGCCAGAAAGGGGAAAGCAAATGAGTAACTCTGACTAGCCCTTCTCACAACTTCATCTCTCATTTACGTCAAGGGGAGGTTTCTCTCGCATGAAATCACAATATTATTCCTTCAGAAAGAGGCTTTATTATTAAAGCTCTTGCTAAGAATTTTCTTCAGTTACATAGGGAAAAACCTACCAGAATATGAGCTTAACTCTCTGAGAAAATTAGATTTGATGGAGTTTGGTCATgggtatttttctaaataaacattattcatttatatatgaaaatatccaAATAATGGCTATGCCCATTGGCTTTTACAATCCAATTACTTTTTTATGTGAACATGAGTTCTGAACTTAATTTTGTCCAAAGGGGAGGTGCTTATAAAATATTAGGTGTGAATAGAGCCCATGTCCTAAATTTCAAGCACAAAATAAATGCCTCAGAAGTTAATCTGAACTATATTCAgtgttccaaaaaaaatagaagatcaTATAAGGCTACTTCTGATGTGCTTTCCAAGAAGATTCTTGCCATCAATCTATGATAGAGACTTGAGGGCTTCTCTGTTATGAGTATACTGATATCTGCTTTAACAAATACATTATTATTCTAAATTCAATCATTTTCCCCTCCAACAGTTCTGCGACATGCCAGCTCTTTGTTC comes from the Zalophus californianus isolate mZalCal1 chromosome 8, mZalCal1.pri.v2, whole genome shotgun sequence genome and includes:
- the LRATD1 gene encoding protein LRATD1, with the translated sequence MGNQLDRITHLNYSELPTGDPSGIEKDELRVGVAYFFSDEEEDLDERGQPDKFGVKASPGCTPCPESPSRHHHHHHHHLLHQLVLNETQFSAFRGQECIFSKVSGGPQGADLSVYAVTALPALCEPGDLLELLWLQPTPEPPAPHWAVYVGGGQIIHLHQGEIRQDSLYEAGAANVGRVVNSWYRYRPLVAELVVQNACGHLGLKSEEICWTNSESFAAWCRFGKREFKAGGEVPAGTQPPQQQYYLKVHLGENKVHTARFHSLEDLIREKRRIDASGRLRVLQELADFVDDKE